The window CGATATCCCACAGCATTATGCCCAGGTCCCGGCTGTCGGGTATTGGGGGTGGGGCATCAGCAGCGGGCAGAATATCCGCCGCAAACTCGCGGCAGCCAAAGTATGGTTTAAGGTGGTACTGGCCTTTCTCAACCCGCCTCGTAAACATGTCAATGAACTTGTTCAGGTTATCAGACTGACCGGCACGCTCGGTCATGGTGAAAAAAGCCTCGATGATGTAGTCCACATTTTGGAGCGCTATAGTGTTACGCTGGGAACGATCATCTTCAATGAAGAACGGCCTTATCTCTCCGCCGTTTTCGATGACACTTCTTGAAGGCGTGCTGGCCTTGCTATTGACCTCATTCCGCCGGAAAGAAGTGAATTTGATCTCTGAGAGTACAGAAATCCGCGTGATATGCCAGTCTATGGCTGGTTTCCACAAGACGGATTGCAAGATGCCGCGAGCGGCAGACGGGGTAATCACAGGATAAGTCACTCTTTCCACTTTGAGCTCCGGCCGGGTAAAACAGGCCAACGGTCCTTTGGCCCGTAAGCTTAGTACTGGGCTCTGGTTCATAAGACCTCCTTTCGATTTTTCATATAATCAGCGCCGGCGCCGAGGTTGATTCATCGCCGGCGGTTAAACCGAATGTATCATCATAAAGATTCTCTGCCCCAACCCGAAGGGTGTAGAGTGATGGGGCTGCTTCAAGTTCCAACAGATAACCGGAATCCAAGAGGTTCTTGAAAGCTTTCGGATATACGTTTACAACAAAAGGTTGAAGTGAGCGCAGTAGTTTTCGGTCAGAGCCATTTTGCCTGAGTGTGTTCAGCCTGGCGGGTGCATCCTCGTATGGTACTACGATGGACTCGGTGAAACCGTCCTCGATTAAACGGAATTCCCGTCCTACGGTGGCGAAATTAAACTCCTCGCGTTCACGCTGGATGTTTTTACAGTCAAGTTCATGCGTCAAGTAAAGCCGCCGAAAATATTCCTCGATTATTTCGGGGCTGTCAGGCTCAAAACCTCCCCTGGCTCGTAGCATGGTCTCGGTGACATCAAGTGCTTTTCTGGGCGTACCCGGCGGCGGTTTTGACGGTGCGCGGAATATTACCACCTTTCCTTTCTTGGAACGGCCTTCCCGATTACAGCGACCGGCTGCTTGCACGATGCTATCCAACCCTCCCAGCGCCCGATAAACGATGGGAAAATCGAAATCCACGCCGGCTTCTACGAGTTGAGTGGATACGACCCGCGTCGGCATGCCCAATTTTAATCTTTCTTTGATACGAGCGATAACCTCTAAACGATGCGCGGGGCACATGAGGGCTGAGAGGTGGAAGACGGTGTGCTTCAGACTGCAAGCAACGAGGGCTTGAGCTAAGTCGCGCGCATCCTGGCGACGATGCACCACCACCAGCACCTGCTCGCATTGAGCAACCTCGTCTATTAAAGTTTCCCAACGAATAGCCTCGTCTGATTCCGGCCATAGATAGTTTACCCTTTTTAGTTTTTGGGCAAGCGCTTCAGGTTCGGCGATAATCTGCCTCACGTTTTTGAGGCCTTGCGGCAGATTAGGCCGTTCAAGCAGAGCAGGCGGTGTGGCGGTGGAGAGCACCAGGCTGCAACCGTAATTTTGCGTCAACTCCTGTAACGCATCAAGAATGGACGCCAGCATGCCTGGTGGCAAGGTCTGGACTTCGTCCAGGATGATGACACTACGGGCAATGTTGTGCAGCTTTCTGCAGCGAGAAGCGCTGGAACTGAACAAGGTTTCCAGAAACTGGACGCTGGTGGTGACGATCAACGGGGCTTCCCAGTTCTCGGTGGCGAGATTTGCCCGTTTTTCAATATCTGTTTCATTCCCGTTTTCCCGGTTTTGGGGATCATAACTGGAGTGGTGTTCAATAATATTCTCGTCACCTAATGCCTGTCGATACTCTTTGGCGTTTTGTTCGATAATACTTGTGTAAGGTATGACGACAATAACGCGGTGTAAACCGTGCGCGGCAGCATGTCTGAGTGCAAAGCTCATAGCCGAAAGCGTTTTTCCACCACCTGTCGGCACAATAAGGCTGAAAAGGCCGGGCAAATCCAACGCACGCAAACGGCACGCATTCAGTACATCGCGTCTGGCGCGGTTGACCTCACTGTCTTGAAGATGGAGTGGGATAGCCACTACCTTTTTCTCCAGGTGTTCATCAAGTTTCCGGTTCAATTCCAAGATGGCGCTGAATTGCGCACGGAGTTTTGCCTTTTCAGGTTCACCGAATTTTTCGGAGTCAAGCCGGTCCGCGTCTATTAAGCTGGAAAATAGAAAACGAGTCCACATCTCTCCGGAACGTTTAAGATGTGCTTGAACGGCAGCGGAGTTCACTTTGCTGGAGTTGGTAAGAAAGTCCGGTAATTCTGGCGTAGAGCGTTCAAGGATTTCCTCAGGAA is drawn from Dehalogenimonas sp. THU2 and contains these coding sequences:
- the cas5c gene encoding type I-C CRISPR-associated protein Cas5c, with protein sequence MNQSPVLSLRAKGPLACFTRPELKVERVTYPVITPSAARGILQSVLWKPAIDWHITRISVLSEIKFTSFRRNEVNSKASTPSRSVIENGGEIRPFFIEDDRSQRNTIALQNVDYIIEAFFTMTERAGQSDNLNKFIDMFTRRVEKGQYHLKPYFGCREFAADILPAADAPPPIPDSRDLGIMLWDIDYRPEYNRPIFFRARLEAGAMTVPDLAGCLEQGGDK
- the cas3 gene encoding CRISPR-associated helicase Cas3'; translation: MLKNLIDGESGSLIKQSYYARIAHEATGERKQALETHLINAAGLAAGFAADFSSADWGYLAGLWHDLGKYQQDFQRRLNGEKISVEHSGLGAVCAMERMPQSGFPLAFAIAGHHGELADLIKGGTHQPKPLKSRLTENTPVMKAIKEAGIIPEEILERSTPELPDFLTNSSKVNSAAVQAHLKRSGEMWTRFLFSSLIDADRLDSEKFGEPEKAKLRAQFSAILELNRKLDEHLEKKVVAIPLHLQDSEVNRARRDVLNACRLRALDLPGLFSLIVPTGGGKTLSAMSFALRHAAAHGLHRVIVVIPYTSIIEQNAKEYRQALGDENIIEHHSSYDPQNRENGNETDIEKRANLATENWEAPLIVTTSVQFLETLFSSSASRCRKLHNIARSVIILDEVQTLPPGMLASILDALQELTQNYGCSLVLSTATPPALLERPNLPQGLKNVRQIIAEPEALAQKLKRVNYLWPESDEAIRWETLIDEVAQCEQVLVVVHRRQDARDLAQALVACSLKHTVFHLSALMCPAHRLEVIARIKERLKLGMPTRVVSTQLVEAGVDFDFPIVYRALGGLDSIVQAAGRCNREGRSKKGKVVIFRAPSKPPPGTPRKALDVTETMLRARGGFEPDSPEIIEEYFRRLYLTHELDCKNIQREREEFNFATVGREFRLIEDGFTESIVVPYEDAPARLNTLRQNGSDRKLLRSLQPFVVNVYPKAFKNLLDSGYLLELEAAPSLYTLRVGAENLYDDTFGLTAGDESTSAPALII